One segment of Stappia sp. 28M-7 DNA contains the following:
- a CDS encoding type I polyketide synthase, which produces MSLRANNTVITGYSARLPGAGTVEAFWTLLDDGLCSVSEIRPDRFDTRGFHHPRPGTSGRSFTFAAGQIDNVWGFDAGFFGISPREAVQIDPQQRLLLQVVWEAIENAGLRPSDLAGTQTGVYVGASGLDYHQRLLFDLPSVDMQTMTGNTLSIISNRISYIFDLRGPSFTLDTACSSSLVALHQAVSAIESGQIDTAIVAGVNLLLSPFPFIGFARASMLSPQGLCRAFDASGDGYVRSEGAVAMILQRDTTAREPRARILATGINADGRTAGLSLPSSPAQKTLLESIYSDELGISPDDLAFVEAHGTGTQVGDPAEANALGTAIGRKRGAPLPIGSVKTNVGHLEPVSGLVGILKSVLALRHDRLPKSLHFDEPNPNIDFAGLNLSVAAEQVELARGARPRLAGINSFGFGGTNAHTVIGDVAPQGAEDSRVPDTAPLVISARSQAALRELAGRYAALVEDHGDKAGAVIDAAARRRDLHDHRLVVLGDSTAKLSALTAFAGGEDAAGAIEGKTAPRTRGVAFAFSGNGSQWAGMGQDAYSGDKAFREALETVDRHFMAVSGWSLVTMLFSKDLETEIERTEIAQPLLFAVQVALVTALKSRGIEPSAVLGHSVGEVAAAWCSGMLDLATATRIIHARSTQQEVVRHLGSMAALLLPAEDARAAIAEAGLPGIELSAINSPRSVTISGPSESIDAFARLARKKRWALRKLNIAYPFHSALVDPIETPLREALGTLTCNAPAIPFLSSVTPEQDEITPDASYWWENVRRPVRFTDAVARLAEQPVDLVVEIGPKAVLTTYVRDALRSIGNQTPVLASLEAPRSEGAPLADIDTIAARIVAHGAAPDLDLYVGPQGRNLPVLPDYPWQLTPFLAPETDERITAHGERGWPLAGKRLRPETAEWFNVIDLDLLPFLADHKVEQTAVFPAAGFIEMALRAALQWTGEARIEVRDLEILRPLVLDEGKTFETMVRLSPDDRVIEIHARPRLSGADWSLYAKAGFRTLAGAADAPAPQADTAGTKVSHDEIYRLTLAHGLDYGPAFRLADTAVLSGEREARLGLLAPAAAPEPGTFALHPAVADAGFHGLFALLGQRAEPAEGGFLPIRFSGIELHAPASVPVAVRIQVEKGSARSLVASFDYLDAEGGLVARLTGARFKAVQFHMTERDHGLTYRVVSRLLTPADAGAAHVLPLAAIAGDLGLVASEDYDPSDAALLADALARTIAHRALHDVLGGAPLVLSAKVRDGALHESAAPFAAHFLELLAHHDLAEEEDGKWRIADPADGLDPASLVQTLVFEAGAHGSQATLLARLADDLPDLLRQGLPASAGDVFASALLAGWRNADPAAQALRRACLDIAGRAVADWPQDKPLSVLVLGERSFPVARHLDTLLSPYNATLTVGDPSPGAAERLRRNWQGSAQTRFLSLEDGALAEGGPYDFAVCCDTLSGAGDAVLKDLAAMLSPGGQLLALERAPSSDAELILGTGADWWTPVPGSPRPATPLLGGEGWAARLAAFGFGLAEALPLAGGEVDASILIARAPTLPSDHSAANSNGAAESEAELRRMAIVCDVDGPSRAVASALRQCLKPHRIDAVLVAGGAPAANDEMMAADLDDPAIWDEATPLAAAARDGIVHLAGAYARTGSGEDASAALSARTWQLAQMLKGRGSAAGPIIVVAPEGARAPACGTSPDPLQAGVWAFGRVAMNEFPSAGLRLVDIRKDLDASAAALRLAAEIVGLDRTDERELVIDGDTRLGLRLERGPELPQPGTGAADEGTGILRLDIAQQGSLDRLSWSRLPARALVGDEVEIAVEASGLNFRDVMWALGLLPEEALEDGFAGPTLGMECAGTVVATGPQARRLRPGDKVIAFAPACFASRVTVSEKGCARTPQGLAPEAAATIPVAFLTSYYALHRLARLEAHETVLIHGGAGGVGLAAIQVARHIGATIIATAGSPEKRSLLRQLGVDHVLDSRSLTFADDVMRLTGGKGIEVVLNSLSGEAMERSIEVLAPFGRFLELGKRDYYENTHLGLRPFRRNLSYFGIDADQLLIHQPALAERLLDELMQLFAGGALSPLPYRAFEADEAVAAFRLMQQAGHIGKIVIRPPQQPAAPQAAPAPFRFESEAGSLVVVGGFGGFGAALIGRLADMGATRIDVLSRRGATTPEAAALIEEMGRRGVTVVGHACDATSESAVTAALAAIRKDAGAIQAAFHTAMVLHDTLLSNLTREQLDAVLAPKVRGAQLLDRLTRGDSLRQFVLFSSATTLVGNPGQANYVAANGYLEGLAARRRAEGLPGLAVAWGAISDAGYLARNADVGDLLARKLGRHALTAREALDGLATLMALPQDDAAAAAPGYARIDWAAARRDLALLATPFAERLGIAAGNDGAGEGGTIDLAALVKGLDRASAIAKICKLLAVEIGRILRIGEDDIDPARPLTEVGMDSLMALELRMAAERQFGIDIPLMSLANGATLSDMATRIADQALSGVAGVGSDLSSEARTNAMQHLGDDVFDGDAEALADVAAEVEERTRNVRSLL; this is translated from the coding sequence ATGTCCTTGCGCGCGAATAACACTGTCATCACCGGCTATTCGGCACGCCTTCCCGGTGCCGGGACAGTGGAGGCCTTCTGGACATTGCTCGACGACGGGCTGTGCTCCGTCAGCGAGATACGCCCCGACCGCTTCGACACGCGCGGCTTCCACCATCCCCGCCCCGGCACCTCGGGCCGCAGCTTCACCTTCGCCGCCGGACAGATCGACAACGTCTGGGGCTTCGACGCCGGCTTCTTCGGCATTTCCCCGCGCGAAGCGGTGCAGATCGATCCGCAGCAGCGGCTGCTGCTGCAGGTCGTGTGGGAGGCCATCGAGAATGCCGGCCTGCGCCCGTCCGATCTCGCCGGCACCCAGACCGGCGTCTATGTCGGCGCCTCGGGCCTCGACTATCACCAGCGGCTGCTGTTCGACCTGCCGTCCGTCGACATGCAGACGATGACCGGCAACACCCTGTCGATCATCTCCAACCGCATCTCCTACATCTTCGACCTGCGCGGGCCGAGCTTCACGCTCGACACCGCCTGTTCGTCCTCGCTGGTGGCGCTGCACCAGGCGGTGAGCGCCATCGAGAGCGGGCAGATCGACACGGCCATCGTCGCCGGCGTCAACCTGCTGCTCAGCCCCTTCCCCTTCATCGGCTTCGCCCGCGCCTCGATGCTGTCGCCGCAGGGCCTGTGTCGCGCCTTCGACGCCTCGGGCGACGGCTATGTCCGTTCCGAGGGCGCGGTGGCGATGATCCTGCAGCGCGACACGACCGCACGCGAACCGCGTGCCCGCATCCTTGCCACCGGCATCAATGCGGACGGACGCACCGCCGGCCTGTCGCTGCCCTCCTCGCCGGCGCAGAAGACCCTGCTGGAGAGCATCTACAGCGACGAGCTGGGCATTTCGCCGGACGATCTCGCCTTCGTCGAGGCTCACGGCACCGGCACCCAGGTCGGCGACCCGGCCGAGGCGAACGCGCTCGGCACCGCCATCGGCCGCAAGCGCGGCGCCCCGCTGCCCATCGGCTCGGTCAAGACCAATGTCGGCCACCTGGAGCCGGTCTCCGGCCTCGTCGGCATCCTCAAGTCGGTGCTGGCGCTACGCCACGACCGGCTGCCGAAGTCCCTGCATTTCGACGAGCCGAACCCGAACATCGACTTCGCCGGCCTCAACCTTTCTGTTGCCGCCGAGCAGGTCGAGCTGGCGCGGGGCGCGCGTCCGCGCCTTGCCGGCATCAACTCCTTCGGCTTCGGCGGCACCAATGCCCACACCGTCATCGGCGACGTCGCGCCGCAGGGTGCCGAGGACAGCCGCGTGCCGGACACCGCGCCGCTGGTGATCTCGGCGCGCTCGCAGGCCGCACTGCGCGAGCTGGCCGGCCGCTATGCCGCGCTTGTCGAGGATCACGGCGACAAGGCCGGCGCGGTGATCGACGCCGCCGCCCGCCGCCGCGACCTGCACGACCATCGCCTCGTCGTGCTCGGCGACAGCACCGCAAAGCTGTCCGCCCTGACCGCCTTTGCCGGCGGCGAGGATGCGGCCGGCGCCATCGAGGGCAAGACCGCCCCGCGCACCCGCGGCGTTGCCTTCGCCTTCTCCGGCAACGGCTCGCAATGGGCCGGCATGGGCCAGGACGCCTATTCCGGCGACAAGGCCTTCCGCGAGGCGCTGGAGACCGTCGACCGGCATTTCATGGCCGTTTCGGGCTGGTCGCTCGTCACCATGCTGTTCTCCAAGGACCTGGAGACGGAGATCGAGCGGACCGAGATCGCCCAGCCGCTGCTGTTTGCCGTCCAGGTGGCCCTCGTCACCGCGCTGAAGTCGCGCGGCATCGAACCTTCCGCCGTGCTCGGCCACAGCGTCGGCGAGGTCGCCGCTGCCTGGTGCTCGGGGATGCTGGATCTGGCCACCGCCACGCGCATCATCCATGCCCGCTCGACGCAGCAGGAGGTGGTGCGCCATCTCGGCAGCATGGCGGCGCTCCTGCTGCCGGCGGAGGACGCGCGTGCGGCCATCGCGGAAGCCGGCCTGCCGGGCATCGAGCTCTCGGCCATCAACTCCCCGCGCAGCGTCACCATCTCCGGCCCGTCGGAGAGCATCGACGCCTTCGCCCGCCTTGCCCGCAAGAAGCGGTGGGCCCTGCGCAAGCTCAACATCGCCTATCCGTTCCACAGCGCACTGGTCGATCCCATCGAGACGCCACTGCGCGAGGCGCTCGGCACGCTGACCTGCAACGCCCCGGCGATCCCGTTCCTCTCCTCCGTCACGCCGGAGCAGGACGAGATCACGCCGGATGCCTCCTACTGGTGGGAGAATGTCCGCCGCCCGGTGCGTTTCACCGATGCGGTCGCGCGCCTTGCCGAGCAGCCGGTCGACCTCGTCGTCGAAATCGGCCCCAAAGCGGTTCTCACCACCTATGTGCGCGATGCGCTGCGCAGCATCGGCAATCAGACGCCGGTGCTCGCCAGCCTCGAGGCGCCTCGCAGCGAAGGCGCGCCTCTCGCCGATATCGACACCATCGCCGCGCGCATCGTCGCCCATGGCGCTGCGCCCGATCTCGACCTGTATGTCGGACCGCAGGGGCGCAACCTTCCGGTCCTGCCGGACTATCCCTGGCAGCTCACCCCCTTCCTGGCGCCGGAGACGGACGAGCGCATCACCGCCCATGGCGAGCGCGGCTGGCCGCTGGCCGGCAAGCGCCTGCGCCCGGAAACGGCGGAGTGGTTCAACGTCATCGACCTCGACCTGCTGCCGTTCCTCGCCGATCACAAGGTGGAGCAGACCGCCGTCTTCCCGGCTGCCGGCTTCATCGAGATGGCCCTGCGCGCCGCCCTGCAGTGGACCGGCGAGGCGCGCATCGAGGTGCGCGACCTGGAAATCCTGCGCCCGCTCGTGCTCGACGAGGGCAAGACCTTCGAGACCATGGTGCGCCTGTCGCCGGACGACCGGGTGATCGAGATCCATGCCCGCCCGCGCCTTTCCGGCGCCGACTGGTCGCTTTACGCCAAGGCCGGCTTCCGCACGCTGGCCGGTGCAGCGGACGCGCCCGCGCCGCAAGCGGACACAGCCGGCACCAAGGTCTCCCATGACGAGATCTACCGGCTGACGCTGGCGCATGGCCTCGACTACGGCCCGGCCTTCCGCCTTGCCGATACCGCCGTCCTGTCGGGCGAGCGCGAGGCGCGCCTCGGCCTGCTCGCCCCGGCCGCCGCGCCCGAGCCGGGCACCTTCGCCCTGCACCCGGCGGTCGCCGATGCCGGCTTCCATGGCCTTTTCGCCCTGCTGGGGCAGCGGGCCGAGCCGGCCGAGGGCGGCTTCCTGCCGATCCGCTTTTCCGGCATCGAGTTGCATGCCCCCGCTTCCGTTCCCGTTGCCGTGCGCATCCAGGTCGAGAAGGGCAGCGCCCGCTCTCTGGTCGCCAGCTTCGACTATCTCGACGCCGAGGGCGGCCTCGTCGCGCGCCTGACGGGTGCCCGCTTCAAGGCGGTTCAGTTCCACATGACTGAGCGCGACCATGGCCTCACCTACCGCGTCGTCTCGCGCCTGCTGACGCCGGCCGATGCGGGCGCGGCGCATGTCCTGCCGCTTGCCGCGATTGCCGGCGACCTCGGCCTTGTGGCGAGCGAGGACTACGATCCCTCGGACGCCGCCCTGCTGGCCGACGCGCTTGCCCGCACGATCGCCCACCGGGCGCTCCATGACGTGCTCGGCGGCGCCCCCCTTGTCCTTTCCGCCAAGGTTCGCGACGGTGCCCTACACGAAAGCGCCGCGCCCTTCGCCGCCCATTTCCTCGAGCTTCTCGCCCATCACGATCTGGCCGAGGAGGAAGACGGCAAGTGGCGGATCGCCGATCCCGCCGACGGGCTCGACCCCGCCTCGCTGGTGCAGACGCTGGTCTTCGAGGCCGGCGCCCATGGCTCGCAGGCGACCCTGCTCGCACGCCTTGCCGACGACCTGCCGGACCTTCTGCGGCAGGGCCTGCCCGCCAGCGCCGGCGATGTCTTCGCCTCGGCCCTGCTGGCCGGCTGGCGCAATGCCGATCCGGCCGCACAGGCCCTGCGCCGCGCCTGTCTCGACATCGCTGGACGGGCCGTTGCCGACTGGCCGCAGGACAAGCCGCTCTCCGTTCTGGTTCTCGGCGAGCGCTCGTTCCCCGTCGCCCGCCATCTCGACACGCTGCTGTCGCCCTACAACGCCACGCTCACCGTCGGCGATCCCTCGCCGGGGGCTGCCGAGCGACTGCGCCGCAACTGGCAGGGCAGCGCCCAGACGCGCTTCCTCTCGCTGGAGGACGGCGCCCTTGCCGAGGGCGGCCCCTACGATTTCGCCGTCTGCTGCGACACGCTGAGCGGCGCAGGCGATGCGGTGCTCAAGGACCTTGCCGCGATGCTGTCGCCCGGCGGTCAGCTGCTGGCTCTTGAGCGCGCGCCGTCCAGCGATGCCGAGCTGATCCTGGGCACCGGCGCCGACTGGTGGACGCCCGTTCCCGGCTCGCCGCGTCCTGCCACCCCGCTGCTCGGCGGCGAGGGATGGGCCGCCCGCCTTGCCGCCTTCGGCTTCGGCCTGGCCGAGGCCCTGCCGCTTGCCGGCGGCGAGGTCGATGCCAGCATTCTGATCGCCCGTGCGCCCACCCTCCCCTCCGACCACTCCGCTGCCAACAGCAACGGCGCTGCGGAGAGCGAGGCGGAGCTGCGGCGCATGGCCATCGTCTGCGACGTGGACGGTCCCTCGCGCGCCGTCGCCTCGGCGCTGCGCCAATGCCTGAAGCCGCACCGCATCGACGCGGTGCTGGTGGCCGGCGGCGCCCCGGCGGCCAATGACGAAATGATGGCCGCCGATCTCGACGATCCCGCCATCTGGGACGAGGCCACGCCGCTTGCCGCCGCCGCGCGCGACGGCATCGTCCATCTCGCCGGCGCCTATGCCCGCACCGGTTCCGGTGAGGATGCCAGCGCCGCTCTCTCCGCCCGCACCTGGCAGCTGGCGCAGATGCTCAAGGGACGCGGCAGCGCGGCCGGCCCGATCATTGTCGTCGCGCCGGAAGGCGCGCGCGCCCCGGCCTGCGGCACGTCCCCCGATCCGCTGCAGGCGGGCGTGTGGGCCTTCGGCCGCGTCGCCATGAACGAGTTCCCCTCCGCCGGCCTGCGGCTCGTCGATATCCGCAAGGATCTCGACGCGAGCGCTGCCGCCCTGCGCCTTGCCGCCGAGATCGTCGGGCTGGACCGCACCGACGAGCGCGAGCTGGTCATCGACGGCGACACCCGTCTCGGCCTGCGCCTGGAGCGCGGTCCGGAGCTGCCGCAGCCCGGCACCGGCGCGGCGGACGAGGGTACCGGCATCCTGCGCCTCGACATCGCCCAGCAGGGCTCGCTCGACCGCCTGTCGTGGTCGCGCCTTCCCGCCCGTGCCCTTGTCGGCGACGAGGTCGAAATTGCGGTGGAGGCGAGCGGCCTCAACTTCCGCGATGTGATGTGGGCGCTCGGCCTGTTGCCGGAAGAGGCGCTGGAGGACGGCTTCGCCGGCCCGACGCTCGGCATGGAATGCGCCGGTACGGTCGTTGCCACCGGCCCGCAAGCGCGCCGCCTGCGCCCCGGCGACAAGGTCATCGCCTTTGCGCCGGCCTGTTTCGCCAGCCGCGTCACCGTCTCGGAAAAGGGCTGCGCCCGCACGCCGCAGGGGCTCGCTCCGGAAGCGGCGGCGACCATCCCCGTCGCCTTCCTCACCAGCTATTACGCGCTGCACCGGCTTGCCCGGCTGGAAGCGCACGAGACCGTGCTGATCCATGGCGGTGCCGGCGGCGTCGGCCTTGCCGCGATCCAGGTCGCCCGCCATATCGGCGCGACGATCATCGCCACCGCCGGCAGCCCGGAAAAGCGCAGCCTTCTGCGCCAGCTCGGCGTCGACCACGTGCTCGATTCCCGCTCGCTGACCTTCGCCGACGACGTGATGCGGCTGACCGGCGGCAAGGGCATCGAGGTGGTGCTCAACTCGCTGTCCGGCGAGGCGATGGAGCGCAGCATCGAGGTTCTGGCCCCCTTCGGCCGCTTCCTCGAGCTCGGCAAGCGCGACTATTACGAGAACACCCATCTGGGCCTGCGGCCATTCCGCCGCAATCTCAGCTATTTCGGCATCGATGCCGACCAGTTGCTGATCCATCAGCCGGCCCTGGCCGAGCGCCTGCTCGACGAGCTGATGCAGCTCTTCGCCGGCGGCGCGTTGTCGCCCCTGCCCTATCGCGCCTTCGAGGCCGACGAGGCGGTCGCCGCCTTCCGCCTGATGCAGCAGGCCGGCCATATCGGCAAGATCGTCATCCGCCCGCCGCAGCAGCCCGCAGCCCCGCAGGCTGCGCCCGCGCCCTTCCGCTTCGAGAGCGAGGCGGGAAGCCTCGTGGTCGTCGGCGGCTTCGGCGGCTTCGGCGCGGCGCTGATCGGCCGGCTCGCCGACATGGGCGCGACACGCATCGACGTCCTGTCGCGGCGCGGCGCCACCACGCCGGAGGCCGCTGCCCTGATCGAGGAGATGGGCCGCCGCGGCGTCACGGTCGTCGGTCATGCGTGCGATGCCACCAGCGAAAGCGCTGTCACGGCCGCGCTTGCGGCGATCCGCAAGGATGCCGGCGCGATCCAGGCCGCCTTCCACACGGCGATGGTCCTGCACGACACCCTGCTTTCCAACCTCACCCGCGAGCAGCTCGACGCCGTGCTGGCGCCGAAGGTGCGCGGCGCGCAGCTTCTCGACCGGCTGACGCGGGGCGATTCCTTACGCCAGTTCGTGCTGTTCTCCTCTGCCACCACGCTCGTCGGCAATCCGGGACAGGCCAACTATGTGGCCGCCAACGGCTATCTGGAGGGCCTTGCTGCCCGCCGGCGCGCCGAAGGCCTGCCCGGCCTTGCGGTTGCCTGGGGCGCGATTTCCGATGCCGGTTACCTTGCCCGCAACGCCGATGTCGGCGACCTGCTGGCGCGCAAGCTCGGACGCCACGCGCTCACCGCGCGCGAGGCGCTGGACGGGCTGGCAACGCTCATGGCCCTGCCGCAGGACGACGCGGCCGCGGCCGCGCCCGGCTATGCCCGCATCGACTGGGCGGCGGCGCGGCGCGATCTCGCCCTCCTCGCCACGCCCTTCGCCGAGCGGCTGGGGATCGCGGCCGGCAATGACGGGGCCGGCGAAGGCGGCACCATCGATCTTGCCGCACTGGTCAAGGGTCTCGACCGCGCCAGCGCCATCGCCAAGATCTGCAAGTTGCTGGCCGTGGAAATCGGCCGCATCCTGCGCATCGGCGAGGACGATATCGACCCGGCGCGTCCGCTCACGGAAGTCGGCATGGATTCGCTGATGGCGCTGGAGCTGCGCATGGCGGCGGAACGCCAGTTCGGCATCGACATCCCGCTGATGTCGCTGGCCAACGGCGCAACGCTCAGCGACATGGCCACCCGCATCGCCGACCAGGCCCTGTCGGGCGTCGCCGGCGTTGGCTCGGATCTGTCCAGCGAAGCCCGCACCAACGCCATGCAGCATCTCGGCGACGACGTGTTCGACGGCGACGCGGAGGCGCTGGCCGATGTGGCGGCCGAGGTCGAGGAACGCACCCGCAACGTCCGCTCGCTGCTATAG
- the galE gene encoding UDP-glucose 4-epimerase GalE, which yields MAVLVTGGAGYIGSHMAWRLLDAGERVVILDSLQGGHEWSVPPAALFHRGDVADGQALAHALDLAGEPVDAVLHFAGSVSVPESVEHPERYYRNNTCATLALVEGCRAAGISNFIFSSTAAVYGEVGGRPVNEKAPTQPASPYGMSKLMSERMLSDIAGAHGLRCGVLRYFNVAGADPQGRTGHSTRGAGHLLKVACEAALGLRDGLTIHGIDYPTRDGTAERDFIHIADLVEAHYLALQKLRAGDAGFTLNCGYGRGYTVLETISAVKRASGKDFAVRTGPRRPGDIASVIADNRQILARLGWTPAHDDIDMIAGHALAWERKLLQRSES from the coding sequence ATGGCAGTTCTTGTGACCGGCGGCGCCGGTTACATTGGCAGCCACATGGCTTGGCGCCTGCTGGACGCGGGCGAGCGCGTCGTCATTCTCGACAGCCTTCAGGGCGGGCACGAATGGTCCGTGCCCCCGGCTGCCCTTTTCCACCGCGGCGATGTCGCCGATGGCCAAGCCCTTGCCCATGCGCTGGATCTCGCCGGCGAGCCGGTCGACGCGGTGCTGCATTTCGCCGGATCGGTCTCCGTGCCCGAATCCGTCGAACATCCCGAGAGATACTATCGCAACAACACCTGCGCGACGCTGGCGCTGGTCGAGGGATGCCGCGCGGCCGGCATCTCCAATTTCATCTTCTCCTCCACCGCCGCCGTCTATGGCGAGGTCGGCGGCCGCCCGGTGAACGAAAAGGCACCGACGCAGCCCGCCTCGCCCTATGGCATGTCCAAGCTGATGAGCGAGCGGATGCTGTCCGACATCGCCGGCGCCCACGGGCTGCGCTGCGGCGTGCTGCGCTATTTCAACGTCGCCGGCGCCGATCCGCAGGGACGCACCGGCCATTCGACGCGGGGCGCGGGGCATCTGCTCAAGGTCGCCTGCGAGGCCGCGCTCGGCCTGCGCGACGGGCTGACAATCCACGGCATCGACTACCCCACGCGTGACGGCACCGCCGAGCGCGACTTCATCCACATCGCCGACCTTGTGGAGGCGCATTACCTTGCCTTGCAGAAGCTGCGGGCGGGCGATGCCGGCTTCACCCTCAATTGCGGCTATGGGCGCGGATACACCGTCCTGGAGACGATTTCCGCGGTGAAGCGCGCGTCCGGCAAGGACTTTGCCGTGCGCACCGGCCCGCGCCGGCCCGGCGACATCGCCAGCGTCATCGCCGACAACCGGCAGATTCTCGCAAGGCTCGGCTGGACACCTGCCCATGACGACATCGACATGATCGCAGGACATGCCCTCGCCTGGGAGCGCAAGCTTTTGCAACGCAGCGAGAGCTGA
- a CDS encoding UDP-glucose/GDP-mannose dehydrogenase family protein codes for MRIAMIGTGYVGLVSGVCFSEFGFDVTCVDIDASKIERLNAGEVPIYEPGLDGLIERNLSAGRLSFTTDFDTAVARADVVFVAVGTPSRRGDGEADLTYVYAAARQIAKAMRPGTVVVIKSTVVVGTCRKVAEIIREERPGVDFSVASNPEFLREGSAIEDFMRPDRVVVGAEDERAETALRRLYRPLYLRETPILVTSLENAELTKYAANAFLAVKITFINEIANLCEKVGGDVQKVASGIGLDNRIGSKFLHAGPGFGGSCFPKDTTALAATGLKHGAPQRLVETTIAVNEERKRQMAERVLAALRPDTAGKRVGILGIAFKPNTDDVRDAPSLVIVPALQAAGVTVVAHDPEARGQAEPLLPGLEWRANPYDVADEVDVLAVITEWNTYRGLDLAEIARRMRGRAVVDMRNIWQGSDVIAAGLDYQGIGKTPLSVG; via the coding sequence ATGCGTATCGCAATGATTGGCACCGGCTATGTCGGCCTGGTTTCGGGTGTCTGCTTTTCCGAGTTCGGCTTCGACGTCACCTGCGTCGACATCGACGCAAGCAAGATCGAGCGGCTCAATGCGGGCGAGGTGCCCATCTACGAGCCCGGCCTCGACGGGCTGATCGAGCGGAATCTCTCCGCCGGGCGCCTGTCCTTCACCACGGATTTCGACACGGCCGTGGCCAGGGCCGATGTGGTCTTCGTCGCGGTCGGCACGCCCTCGCGCCGCGGCGACGGCGAGGCGGATCTCACCTACGTCTATGCTGCCGCGCGCCAGATCGCCAAGGCGATGCGGCCGGGCACGGTGGTCGTCATCAAATCGACCGTGGTGGTCGGCACCTGCCGGAAGGTGGCCGAGATCATCCGCGAGGAGCGGCCGGGCGTCGACTTCTCCGTCGCCTCCAACCCGGAATTCCTGCGCGAAGGCTCGGCCATCGAGGACTTCATGCGTCCCGACCGCGTGGTGGTCGGCGCCGAGGACGAGCGCGCGGAAACCGCGCTGCGCCGCCTCTACCGTCCGCTCTATCTGCGGGAGACGCCGATCCTCGTCACCTCGCTGGAAAATGCCGAGCTGACCAAATACGCGGCCAACGCCTTCCTGGCGGTGAAGATCACCTTCATCAACGAGATCGCCAACCTGTGCGAAAAGGTCGGCGGCGACGTGCAGAAGGTGGCGAGCGGCATCGGCCTCGACAACCGCATCGGCTCCAAGTTCCTGCATGCCGGTCCCGGCTTCGGCGGCTCGTGCTTCCCCAAGGACACGACCGCGCTGGCCGCCACCGGCCTGAAGCACGGCGCGCCGCAGCGGCTGGTGGAAACCACGATCGCCGTCAACGAGGAGCGCAAGCGGCAGATGGCCGAACGGGTGCTGGCGGCGCTCAGGCCCGACACTGCCGGCAAGCGTGTCGGCATTCTCGGCATCGCCTTCAAGCCCAATACCGACGACGTGCGCGACGCCCCCTCGCTGGTGATCGTACCGGCGCTGCAGGCGGCCGGCGTCACCGTGGTCGCCCACGATCCCGAGGCGCGCGGCCAGGCCGAGCCGCTGCTGCCGGGCCTGGAGTGGCGGGCCAACCCCTATGACGTCGCCGACGAGGTGGACGTCCTTGCGGTGATCACCGAGTGGAACACCTATCGCGGCCTCGACCTTGCCGAGATCGCCCGGCGCATGCGCGGGCGTGCGGTGGTCGACATGCGCAACATCTGGCAGGGCTCCGATGTGATCGCCGCCGGCCTCGATTATCAGGGCATCGGCAAGACGCCGCTTTCGGTCGGCTGA
- the cysQ gene encoding 3'(2'),5'-bisphosphate nucleotidase CysQ, protein MTDDMQALRALCLEAGAVLLDYFHGGVAVESKADDSPVTEADRRAEAIILAGLAKAFPGVPVVAEEEVSAGRLPEAVGERFFLVDPLDGTREFISGRGDFTVNIALVEKGVPVMGAVYAPHRGALYLGRLGEGAVEETVAVDSAGAGGEVVPLRVRAEPKVPPVAVASRSHRDAETDALLSAMGVTDTVSVGSSLKFCLVARGEADLYPRFGRTMEWDTAAGHGVLLAAGGSVCRLDGEPFLYGKRNQPHDSDFANPGFLAAGTADLVRAAAAKVAEASAAG, encoded by the coding sequence ATGACGGACGACATGCAGGCGCTCAGGGCGCTCTGCCTCGAGGCGGGCGCGGTGCTGCTCGACTATTTCCACGGCGGCGTCGCGGTGGAGAGCAAGGCCGACGACAGCCCGGTGACCGAAGCCGACCGCCGGGCCGAGGCGATCATCCTTGCCGGACTTGCCAAGGCGTTTCCGGGCGTGCCGGTGGTCGCGGAGGAAGAAGTCTCCGCCGGCCGGCTGCCCGAGGCCGTCGGCGAGCGGTTCTTCCTCGTCGATCCGCTGGACGGCACGCGCGAGTTCATCTCCGGCCGCGGCGACTTCACGGTGAACATCGCACTGGTGGAAAAGGGCGTGCCCGTCATGGGCGCGGTCTACGCGCCGCATCGCGGTGCGCTCTATCTCGGGCGCCTCGGCGAGGGCGCGGTGGAGGAAACGGTCGCGGTGGACAGCGCCGGCGCCGGCGGCGAGGTCGTGCCGCTGCGCGTGCGGGCCGAGCCGAAGGTGCCGCCGGTTGCGGTCGCCAGCCGCTCGCACCGGGACGCGGAGACCGACGCGCTGCTCTCCGCAATGGGCGTGACGGATACGGTCAGCGTCGGCTCGTCGCTGAAGTTCTGCCTGGTGGCGCGCGGGGAGGCGGATCTTTATCCGCGCTTCGGGCGGACGATGGAGTGGGATACGGCCGCAGGCCACGGCGTGCTGCTGGCCGCCGGCGGCAGTGTCTGCCGCCTCGACGGCGAGCCTTTCCTCTATGGCAAGCGCAACCAGCCGCATGACTCGGATTTCGCAAATCCGGGTTTCCTGGCGGCGGGAACGGCCGACCTGGTGCGCGCGGCCGCCGCGAAAGTGGCCGAGGCGTCCGCTGCCGGCTGA